A DNA window from Hominilimicola fabiformis contains the following coding sequences:
- a CDS encoding rRNA biogenesis protein rrp5: MSRTKLLLDVVSDMRSLADSLETIANAVAGNDGISKEKQADKPSVTHEMLRELAVKLSRNGKREEIKQLIEKYGVKNITAVAESDLDSFYADLQQMEVS; this comes from the coding sequence ATGAGCAGAACGAAACTTTTGCTTGATGTCGTAAGCGATATGCGTTCGCTTGCGGACAGCTTGGAAACTATAGCAAATGCCGTGGCAGGCAATGACGGCATATCAAAGGAAAAACAAGCTGATAAGCCGAGCGTTACACATGAAATGCTGCGTGAACTTGCGGTTAAACTGTCAAGAAACGGTAAGCGTGAGGAAATAAAACAGCTTATTGAAAAATACGGAGTAAAAAATATTACCGCTGTTGCAGAGTCAGACCTTGATTCATTTTATGCAGATTTACAGCAGATGGAGGTATCTTGA
- a CDS encoding DUF2800 domain-containing protein gives MPPLNHAVLSASSAYRWLECPPSALATADIPDETTIYAQEGSAAHEMAEYKIRWHLGEKDLAPPNIGNFNAEEIDRYTDSYAYYATDKIETIRKICPDTIVMVEQRLDFSNYVKDGFGTGDLVIVADDVLQVIDFKYGKGVTVSAEHNPQMMLYALGALNLYGYLYDIKTVKTAIVQPRLDNISEWEISVDELLEWAENTLKPIAELAAKGEGEFKAGNHCRFCKLRAVCRKRAELMLETAEYEFKEPAELNDDEILHILTIADDLSKWAEDVYSYAQAKAINEGKSWSGFKIVEGRSKRQYADENKIAEVCRNNGYTMSQIYKSTLIGITDMEKLMGRKIFKELLGDYIIKPKGRLTLVPETDKREEVHTLDEFRKEF, from the coding sequence ATGCCGCCGTTAAATCATGCTGTACTTTCTGCATCATCGGCATATCGTTGGCTTGAATGTCCGCCGTCGGCACTGGCAACAGCAGATATTCCGGACGAAACAACAATATATGCACAGGAAGGTTCGGCAGCTCATGAGATGGCGGAATATAAAATCAGATGGCATTTAGGTGAAAAGGACCTTGCACCTCCGAATATCGGAAACTTCAATGCAGAAGAAATCGACAGATATACGGACAGCTATGCGTATTATGCGACAGATAAAATCGAAACAATAAGAAAAATATGTCCCGACACAATAGTTATGGTTGAACAAAGACTTGACTTTTCAAATTATGTTAAGGACGGTTTCGGTACGGGTGACCTTGTTATAGTTGCAGATGATGTACTGCAGGTTATAGATTTTAAGTACGGCAAAGGAGTGACGGTATCGGCGGAGCACAATCCGCAGATGATGTTGTATGCGTTGGGTGCACTTAATCTTTATGGTTATCTGTACGACATTAAGACAGTGAAAACAGCTATTGTTCAGCCAAGACTTGATAATATTTCCGAATGGGAGATTTCTGTTGATGAACTTCTGGAATGGGCGGAGAATACACTGAAACCGATAGCCGAACTTGCCGCAAAAGGCGAGGGCGAATTCAAAGCGGGAAATCATTGCCGATTCTGCAAATTAAGAGCTGTATGCAGAAAACGTGCAGAACTTATGCTTGAAACCGCAGAATATGAGTTTAAAGAACCCGCGGAACTTAATGACGATGAAATATTGCACATACTGACGATAGCGGACGACCTATCAAAATGGGCAGAAGATGTATATTCTTATGCACAGGCGAAAGCTATAAATGAAGGGAAAAGCTGGAGCGGATTTAAAATAGTCGAGGGACGTTCCAAACGACAGTATGCGGACGAAAACAAGATTGCAGAGGTCTGCCGAAATAACGGTTATACCATGTCGCAGATATATAAAAGCACGCTTATAGGTATAACGGATATGGAAAAGCTTATGGGCAGAAAAATTTTTAAAGAACTGCTCGGTGACTATATCATAAAACCGAAAGGCAGACTGACACTTGTACCGGAAACGGATAAGAGAGAAGAAGTACATACATTGGATGAGTTTAGAAAGGAATTTTGA
- a CDS encoding DUF2815 family protein, with amino-acid sequence MAHLVTGKVRLSYEHIWEPASINDSDEKYSVSLIIPKSDTKTVKDIQNAVEQAKQDGKAKFGGRIPANLKLPLRDGDIERPDDEAYKDCYFINCNSKDKPQIVDKNVQPILDRNEVYSGCYARVSISLYPFNTNGNKGIACGLGNIQKIADGEPLGGRTRAEDDFEAYDEDDDFLN; translated from the coding sequence ATGGCACATTTAGTAACGGGTAAAGTCAGATTGTCATATGAACATATATGGGAGCCTGCATCTATTAACGACAGTGATGAAAAGTACAGTGTTTCTTTGATTATACCAAAGTCTGATACAAAGACGGTAAAGGATATTCAAAATGCAGTCGAACAGGCAAAGCAGGACGGCAAAGCAAAGTTCGGAGGAAGAATACCTGCGAATTTGAAACTGCCTCTTCGTGACGGTGATATTGAACGTCCGGATGATGAGGCATATAAAGACTGCTATTTCATAAACTGCAATTCAAAAGATAAACCGCAGATTGTGGATAAGAATGTACAGCCTATTTTAGACAGAAATGAGGTTTACAGCGGATGTTATGCAAGAGTGTCAATATCTCTTTATCCGTTTAATACAAACGGAAATAAAGGAATTGCATGCGGACTGGGCAATATACAGAAGATTGCAGACGGAGAACCGCTTGGCGGACGTACCAGAGCAGAGGACGATTTTGAAGCATATGACGAGGATGATGATTTCTTAAATTAA
- a CDS encoding type II toxin-antitoxin system death-on-curing family toxin — MKILTKEQILLLHSQLVKEFGGSLDIRDDSLLESAINTPFQTYGGEELYPTLLDKASRLCFGLVKNHPFVDGNKRIGTHAMLVFLAINGIDLKYTDTELIELILSVASGTQSDSDILQWLQQHII, encoded by the coding sequence ATGAAAATCCTTACTAAAGAACAAATTTTATTATTACATTCACAGCTTGTGAAAGAATTCGGAGGTTCACTTGATATACGCGATGATTCTCTTTTAGAATCAGCTATCAATACACCATTCCAAACATACGGTGGAGAGGAACTGTATCCGACTTTATTGGATAAAGCCTCTCGCCTATGTTTTGGACTTGTAAAAAATCATCCGTTTGTAGATGGTAATAAGCGAATCGGTACTCACGCAATGCTTGTATTTCTTGCAATAAACGGCATTGATTTAAAGTACACTGATACCGAATTGATTGAACTTATTTTATCAGTTGCGTCAGGAACTCAGTCTGATTCTGATATTCTTCAATGGCTTCAACAGCATATTATTTAA
- a CDS encoding type II toxin-antitoxin system Phd/YefM family antitoxin has translation MNVNTKTMVSISEANQNFSKVARLVDQYGSAVILKNNSPRYLILEFNQADEQLSAQTDDVLAISEKLITRNKAVYEELAK, from the coding sequence ATGAATGTTAATACCAAAACAATGGTTTCTATTTCCGAAGCCAATCAAAACTTTTCTAAAGTAGCAAGACTTGTTGACCAGTACGGTTCTGCCGTAATTCTAAAAAACAACTCACCTCGCTATCTAATTTTAGAATTCAATCAAGCTGATGAACAATTATCAGCACAAACTGATGATGTATTAGCTATATCAGAAAAATTAATTACTCGTAATAAGGCCGTATATGAGGAACTTGCAAAATGA